In Pseudomonadota bacterium, the DNA window CGTCTTGATCTGGTCTTCGGCCTGCGGACCGTCCGCAAACTTATTGATCAGCACAATGGTGCAAAACACCAGCGAGGATCCGAGCACCATGGACGCCATAGCGATCGAGTGTTTTTTGATATTCATCAATAGAAAAACCTTATCTGTAGTCCCCGGGTCAGCCTTCGCCCGCCTCTGCCACCGTTGCCACGCCGACATCTTCGGCACCAGCGAGCCTCGCCTGGTCAACCACTTCAACCAGACGGTTAGTGGGCACAATCTCGTCGGTCACTACGAGCACCGACTTGTTGGTTCCACCCTTTAACAAATCACGCAGCCGGCTCTGAATCACCCAAACCCGAATCGGTTCGCCGTTGAGGTAGGTGTCGCCGCCTTTATCGATGTACAGCCGGATCGCCTTGGTCGACGCGACGCTGCTGCTGGACGCCGCCGGCCGTTCGAGGTCCAGCTTCATGTCCTTCACAAACGTGGTGCTGACCATAAAGAAGATCAGCAGAATAAAGACCATGTCGATCAGGGGTGAGATATCAATCCCCTCTGGGCCGCGCTTTTTTTCTCGGTATCTCATCGGCGTCTCTTACACACGGCCAGCCGTCAGCAGGTCTTTGATCTGCGCCAGCTCAAGCTCCAGCCGGCTTTGCTGCCGATCCAAAAAGCCTTTAACCAGCAACCCTGGAATGGCCACTGCCAACCCCATCTGGGTGGTGAACAGCGCCTGCGAAATGCCGCCGGCGATGCCGCCGGACTGGGAATAGAGCGACATGTCGCCGAGTGAGTCGAAGGTTTCGATCATGCCAACAACGGTACCGAGCAGCCCCAGCAGGGGCGCAACGGCAATGATCGAGGTAATCAGCGCGTTGTATTTCTGCAGATCGCGC includes these proteins:
- a CDS encoding biopolymer transporter ExbD, which codes for MRYREKKRGPEGIDISPLIDMVFILLIFFMVSTTFVKDMKLDLERPAASSSSVASTKAIRLYIDKGGDTYLNGEPIRVWVIQSRLRDLLKGGTNKSVLVVTDEIVPTNRLVEVVDQARLAGAEDVGVATVAEAGEG
- a CDS encoding MotA/TolQ/ExbB proton channel family protein — protein: MLLMETILAELLAYVDKGGYVMPPLIVATVVLWLAIGYRISLLQRGNRRSVRILLSRAKKGKFTKAKGLIDRAVLTGVEVVRTHPTGARPYLDDAFSPYERDLQKYNALITSIIAVAPLLGLLGTVVGMIETFDSLGDMSLYSQSGGIAGGISQALFTTQMGLAVAIPGLLVKGFLDRQQSRLELELAQIKDLLTAGRV